From a region of the Pseudoclavibacter endophyticus genome:
- a CDS encoding siderophore ABC transporter substrate-binding protein, producing the protein MRNTSTRFLALAGVVAVALTGCAPGGGATADDGGADAVGTVTVEDNSGTHEVPSPPQSVVALDNRTFELLSDWGVELSAAAVSLMPDTIGYVNDPEVVDVGTHNEPDLEVIVAAQPDVIISGQRFSQYDEDIAKLVPDATIINLEPRDGEPFDAELRRQIEVLGEIFGKQPEAEQMIADFDAAIERVKASYPADATVMGVSTSGGEIGYLAPSVGRTIGPLFDIFGFTPSLEVDDASDNHMGDDISVEAIAQSNPDWILVMDRDGAITPDDAEYTPGGDLIAGSPALQNVTAVQEGHVVVMPQDTYTNEGMQTYTEYFNQLADAFEAAA; encoded by the coding sequence TTGCGGAACACATCCACACGCTTTCTCGCTCTCGCCGGTGTCGTCGCCGTCGCCCTCACGGGCTGCGCGCCCGGCGGCGGTGCGACAGCCGACGACGGCGGCGCCGACGCGGTCGGCACGGTCACGGTCGAAGACAACAGCGGCACGCACGAAGTGCCCTCGCCTCCGCAGTCGGTCGTCGCCCTCGACAACCGTACCTTCGAGCTGCTCTCCGATTGGGGCGTCGAACTGTCCGCGGCGGCCGTTTCGCTCATGCCGGACACGATCGGCTACGTCAACGACCCCGAGGTCGTCGACGTCGGCACGCATAATGAGCCGGATCTCGAAGTGATCGTCGCCGCGCAGCCGGACGTCATCATCAGCGGCCAGCGTTTCTCGCAGTACGACGAGGACATCGCGAAACTCGTCCCCGATGCCACGATCATCAACCTCGAGCCGCGCGACGGCGAGCCGTTCGACGCCGAGCTGCGCCGCCAGATCGAGGTGCTCGGCGAGATCTTCGGCAAGCAGCCGGAGGCCGAGCAGATGATCGCCGACTTCGACGCGGCGATCGAGCGCGTGAAGGCGTCGTATCCCGCGGATGCGACGGTCATGGGCGTCAGCACGTCCGGCGGGGAAATCGGCTACCTCGCACCGAGCGTCGGCCGCACCATCGGCCCGCTGTTCGACATCTTCGGCTTCACGCCGTCGCTCGAGGTCGACGATGCGTCCGACAACCACATGGGTGACGACATCTCGGTCGAGGCGATCGCCCAGTCGAACCCAGACTGGATTCTGGTGATGGACCGCGACGGTGCCATAACCCCGGACGACGCCGAGTACACGCCAGGTGGCGATCTCATCGCCGGCTCTCCCGCGCTGCAGAACGTGACGGCGGTGCAGGAGGGGCACGTGGTGGTCATGCCGCAGGACACGTACACGAACGAGGGAATGCAGACGTACACCGAGTACTTCAACCAGCTCGCTGACGCCTTCGAGGCCGCCGCGTAG